One stretch of Microplitis mediator isolate UGA2020A chromosome 9, iyMicMedi2.1, whole genome shotgun sequence DNA includes these proteins:
- the LOC130674807 gene encoding myb-like protein D yields the protein MTDGSTIQNFDTNNADSDNAENDNTDLQNGDTDNTNCDNTLNNNADINNTDTDDINCDKMDINNTDTEIVDCSNTYTNNNADIKSTDTDIPDIEKTFNNNPDTGIVDCDKTYDNDNNTDIKNTDTYTKDCDKSCTDNTNINDGNTTITDNTTDPDINTTGDNHTNTDKTNYDNTDNNNIYINNTNNNSTDYIEPTNNTTNFNLNATINTTIDNETNKNQTNDDSLASTLNSSNTQVEILSQSGVFVSTESYEEMVKITSNPRKLTRLVLKSVFGNELQVMSITGRGKGVTKAIPPKILKACQKFVKLQTSPKEWIGHEAFQVCVTQMCNTLSHPKRDKKDE from the exons ATGACGGATGGTtctacaattcaaaattttgacacCAACAATGCTGATTCTGACAATGCTGAAAACGATAATACTGATTTACAAAATGGAGATACTGATAACACAAACTGTGACAACACTCTCAATAATAATGCTGACATTAACAATACTGATACTGACGATATAAACTGTGACAAAATGGACATTAATAATACTGATACTGAAATTGTAGACTGTAGCAATActtatactaataataatgctGACATTAAAAGTACTGATACTGATATTCCAGACATTGAGAAAACTTTTAATAACAATCCTGATACCGGCATTGTAGACTGTGACAAAActtatgataatgataataatactgACATCAAAAATACTGATACTTATACTAAAGACTGTGACAAATCATGCACTGATAATACTAATATTAATGACGGTAATACTACCATAACTGACAACACTACTGATCCTGATATCAATACTACAGGTGATAATCACACTAATACTGATAAGACGAACTACGATAACactgataataacaatatttatattaacaatACTAATAATAACTCAACTGACTACATCGAACCTACAAATAATACtaccaattttaatttaaacgcAACAATTAATACTACTATTGATAACGAGACTAATAAGAACCAAACCAATGATGATAGTCTTGCATCTACGTTAAATTCAAGTAATACTCAAGTTGAAATATTATCACAAAGCGGAGTGTTTGTTTCGACTGAATCCTATGAAGAAATGGTTAAAATCACGAGTAACCCTAGAAAACTCACAAGACTTGTTTTAAAATCTGTATTTGGGAATGAGTTGCAAGTAATGAGCATAACTGGTCGGGGCAAAGGTGTTACGAAAGCTATtccaccgaaaattttaaaagcatgTCAAA aatttgTGAAGCTTCAAACCTCACCCAAAGAATGGATAGGTCATGAAGCATTTCAAGTTTGTGTGACACAAATGTGTAATACTCTCAGTCATCCTAAGAGAGATAAGAAGGATGAATGA